The DNA segment CAGTACATCGAGAGCAGCAGTACCGGGAAGTTGCAGCTGGCGGCAATGGAGAAGGCCAGGCCGACCATGAAGGCGATGTTCTGCTTCTCGAACAGAATGCCCAGGCCGATCGCCAGTACGCCCAGCGCGATGGTGGTGATCTTCGAGACGCGGATCTCGTCCTTGTCGTTGGCCTTGCCTTTGCGCCAGACGCTGGCGTACAGGTCATGGGATACCGCCGAGGCACCGGCAAGGGTCAGGCCAGCGACCACCGCCAGGATAGTGGCGAAGGCCACCGCCGAGATGAAGCCGAGGAAGATACTGCCACCCACGGCATCGGCCAGGTGCACCGCCGCCATGTTGTTACCGCCCAGCAACGCGCCAGCGGCGTCCTTGAAGTCTGGGTTGGTGCTGACCAGCAGGATCGCGCCGAAGCCGATGATGAAGGTCAGGATGTAGAAGTAGCCGATGAAACCGGTGGCGTACAGCACGCTCTTGCGCGCTTCCTTGGCGTCGCTGACAGTGAAGAAGCGCATCAGGATGTGCGGCAGGCCAGCGGTACCGAACATCAGTGCCAGGCCCAGGGAGAACGCCGAGATCGGGTCTTTGACCAAACCGCCCGGGCTCATGATCGCTTCGCCTTTGGCGTGCACCTTGATCGCTTCGGTGAACAGGGTGTTGAAATCAAAGCCCACGTGCTTCATCACCATCAGCGCCATGAAGCTGGCACCCGACAGCAGCAGCACGGCCTTGATGATCTGTACCCAGGTGGTGGCGAGCATGCCGCCGAACAGCACGTACATGCACATCAGGATGCCGACCAGGATGACCGCAACGTGGTAGTCCAGGCCGAACAGCAGCTCGATCAGCTTGCCCGCGCCGACCATCTGCGCGATCAGGTAGAAGGCCACTACCACCAGCGAGCCGGACGCCGACAGGGTGCGGATTTCCTTTTGCCCGAGGCGATACGAGGCCACGTCGGCGAAGGTGTATTTACCCAGGTTGCGCAGGCGCTCGGCGATCAGGAAGAGAATGATCGGCCAGCCGACCAAGAAGCCGATCGAGTAGATCAGGCCATCGTAGCCGGAGGTGAATACCAGGGCGGAAATCCCCAGGAACGAGGCTGCCGACATGTAGTCACCGGCAATTGCCAGACCGTTCTGGAAACCGGTGATCTTGCCGCCGGCGGCATAGTAGTCGGAGGCTGATTTGTTGCGTTTGGACGCCCAGTAGGTAATCCCCAGGGTGAACAGGACGAAGGCCAGGAACATGACGATGGCAGACATGTTGAGCGGCTGTTTCTGCACCTCGCCGGTGAGCGCATCAGCGGCCCACACAGCGGGTGCAAAAACGCCGCAGGCCAGGACGGCCAGGGCTTTGGCTTGGCGGATCATTGCTTGGCCTCCTCGAGGATTGCCTTGTTCAACTCATCGAACTCGCCGTTGGCACGACGCACATAGATGGCGGTGAGGATGAAGGCCGAGAGGATCAGGCCGACACCGAGGGGAATACCCCAGGTAATCGACGAGTCCGGGCTCAGCTTGGCACCGAGAATCTGCGGGCCATAGGCGATGAGGAGGATGAAGCCGCAGTAGAGGCCGAGCATGATCGCCGAGAGAATCCAGGCGAAGCGTTCGCGTTTGGTGACCAGTTCCTTGAAGCGCGGACTGTTCTGTATCGAGAGGTAAATGCTGTCGTTCATTGTTTTTGTCCTAGCAGCACAGATTAGGGATAACCCGCCTGTAACTTTATGCTGCCGTTGGACGCCAACCAGACGACCTTAGTCTTAGATGCAACGGTGTTTTGCAGATTTGGTAACAACAGACAGGCCAGGGTCGCCCTTTTCGCGGGCAAGCCCGCTCCCACAGCGTTCGATGAAGGCCCTGTGGGAGCGGGCTTGCCCGCGAAGAAAGCACATTGGCCGCTAAGCCTTACGCCCTCATTTGCCAGTCCACTCGGCCACCCGCTCCGGATGCTTGGCCACCCAGTCCTTGGCCGCCTGGTCAGGCTTGGCACCATCTTGAATCGCCAGCATCACCTCACCGATCTCATCCTTGGATTGCCACTGGAATTTCTTCAGGAATGCAGCCACTTCCGGCGCCTTCTTGTCCAGCTCCTTGCTGCCGATGCTGTTGACGGTCTCAGCCGCGCCATACACGCCTTTAGGGTCTTCCAGGAACTTGAGTTTCCATTTGGCGAACATCCAATGCGGCACCCAACCGGTCACCGCGATCGACTGCTGCTTGGGATAGGCCCGGCCCAACTCGGCGGTCATGCCCGCACCGGAGCTGGCCTGCAACTTGTAGCCCGTCAGGTCGTAGTCCTTGATGGCCTGTTCGGTCTTGATCATCACCCCGGAGCCTGCGTCGATGCCGACGATCTTCTGCTTGAAGGTGTCGTCGGTCTTGAGGTCTTCGATGCTGGTGGCTTTGACGTACTCAGGGACGATCAGGCCAATCTTGGCATCCTTGAAGTTGGGGCCGTAGTCGACCACCTTGTCCTTGTTCTTGGTCCAGTACTCACCATGGGTAACCGGCAGCCAGGCCGAGA comes from the Pseudomonas urmiensis genome and includes:
- a CDS encoding cation acetate symporter; the encoded protein is MIRQAKALAVLACGVFAPAVWAADALTGEVQKQPLNMSAIVMFLAFVLFTLGITYWASKRNKSASDYYAAGGKITGFQNGLAIAGDYMSAASFLGISALVFTSGYDGLIYSIGFLVGWPIILFLIAERLRNLGKYTFADVASYRLGQKEIRTLSASGSLVVVAFYLIAQMVGAGKLIELLFGLDYHVAVILVGILMCMYVLFGGMLATTWVQIIKAVLLLSGASFMALMVMKHVGFDFNTLFTEAIKVHAKGEAIMSPGGLVKDPISAFSLGLALMFGTAGLPHILMRFFTVSDAKEARKSVLYATGFIGYFYILTFIIGFGAILLVSTNPDFKDAAGALLGGNNMAAVHLADAVGGSIFLGFISAVAFATILAVVAGLTLAGASAVSHDLYASVWRKGKANDKDEIRVSKITTIALGVLAIGLGILFEKQNIAFMVGLAFSIAASCNFPVLLLSMYWKKLTTRGAMIGGWLGLVSAVGLMILGPTIWVQILGHEKAIYPYEYPALFSMIIAFVGIWFFSVTDKSKAAENERALFFPQFVRSQTGLGASGAVSH
- a CDS encoding DUF485 domain-containing protein codes for the protein MNDSIYLSIQNSPRFKELVTKRERFAWILSAIMLGLYCGFILLIAYGPQILGAKLSPDSSITWGIPLGVGLILSAFILTAIYVRRANGEFDELNKAILEEAKQ
- a CDS encoding glycine betaine ABC transporter substrate-binding protein: MNMRRFLGVGSALVLAMSAAQAMAKEVSIGYVDGWADSVATTNVAAEVIKQKLGYDVKLQAVAAGIMWQGVATGKLDAMLSAWLPVTHGEYWTKNKDKVVDYGPNFKDAKIGLIVPEYVKATSIEDLKTDDTFKQKIVGIDAGSGVMIKTEQAIKDYDLTGYKLQASSGAGMTAELGRAYPKQQSIAVTGWVPHWMFAKWKLKFLEDPKGVYGAAETVNSIGSKELDKKAPEVAAFLKKFQWQSKDEIGEVMLAIQDGAKPDQAAKDWVAKHPERVAEWTGK